The following proteins are encoded in a genomic region of Ananas comosus cultivar F153 linkage group 25, ASM154086v1, whole genome shotgun sequence:
- the LOC109728925 gene encoding peptidyl-prolyl cis-trans isomerase CYP21-1 isoform X1, which yields MIQRAVVAVAVVGIVLIAFSISRKEGYLQSLKLPEITHRVYLDVDIDGQRAGRIVIGLYGEVVPKTVENFRALCTGEKGEGASGKPLHYKGTPFHRIIPGFMIQGGDVAQGDGKGGESIYGGTFPDENFTIKHSHAGIVSMANSGPNSNGSQFFITTVKTFCTRIFDSRLDGEHVAFGKVIQGMDVVYAIEGGAGTYNGKPRKKVVIVDSGEIPKSKWDEES from the exons ATGATTCAGAGGGCGGTAGTCGCGGTCGCGGTCGTCGGAATCGTCCTCATCGCGTTCTCCATCTCCCGCAAGGAG GGGTACCTTCAAAGTCTAAAGTTGCCTGAAATAACTCATAGAGTTTATTTGGATGTTGATATTGACGGCCAGCGTGCAG GTAGAATTGTCATCGGGTTATATGGCGAAGTGGTACCCAAAACTGTTG AAAACTTCAGGGCCCTCTGCACAG GCGAAAAAGGTGAGGGGGCCAGTGGAAAGCCTCTTCACTACAAGGGAACGCCATTTCATCGCATAATACCAGGTTTTATGATTCAAGGTGGTGATGTCGCTCAAGGTGATGGAAAGGGCGGCGAATCAATATATGGTGGCACATTTCCTGATGAAAACTTCACCATAAAACATTCACATGCAG gtaTCGTATCTATGGCGAACTCCGGACCTAATTCAAATGGATCCCAGTTCTTCATAACCACAGTTAAAACATTCTG CACACGAATTTTTGATTCTAGGTTGGACGGGGAGCATGTTGCTTTTGGTAAGGTGATCCAGGGTATGGATGTGGTTTACGCCATCGAGGGGGGAGCTGGGACTTACAACGGGAAGCCGAGAAAGAAGGTTGTCATTGTCGACTCGGGCGAGATACCGAAGAGCAAATGGGACGAGGAGAGCTGA
- the LOC109728926 gene encoding uncharacterized protein LOC109728926 isoform X1, producing MLGNFFTTPEMNDGIATITRVEELVCEIKKLKDCVSSNLHDALKQWSAVAGTLAVTENKECLNHFVQLNGLNFLNQWFQEAQKCSTDIGDNFSEELINSLLKSLERLPLDDERLASSGIRTTLEQLLVHNNTRIKEKVRTLCGKWSQLKDNSLSSEVVSKKDPESSQPPSDIGKDSTPSQVPPLPSNTTIASNACQDNLSIAEESSASPAAGLASSSSCSSQVDKGKSYDVPNGVKEMQIDKLESDSGRTNERERCSVAPSSSLSSSIPAPPIPIEQTVLSNSDLDSRRRNDSCTGAIIEPRSDNAIDQSKALDLDSKRSNDSCTAAIIEPRSDNAIDQSKAQSPEFFPTKEASESDSDSKDLCETYSMTMKRLELDHINISSEALEAKATESSEKKLKLDTDYEDIDALEVARQVAIEVEKEVVDYREALCSSPDAHSGDAKVADTFDLKETKQDEPVIRAIDKNELPGGGNASLREDGNASLREDGGSGITENISSCSEKHEADLESPKLNSAKKFVGESGKDRCGFDLNANICNEENDLYMKPASSLPIHVAASRGAPLLPITRIHFEGEQGWKGTAATSAFRPASPRRTPDDEKATTSLKQKANFVGIDLNVTEGEDDSSTEVISSTEEWANLDLNRLGTENFDSKPAVRDFDLNDNLMSLDSGDSNEISSNASVITLMGAKLTVDKKGHSEKIQQPPFLGNERHVGPTVSSVSMPPYTAQIPSVSVLPYTQIFPPGYPMTTPVLYGPQSIPFMFDSRGNAIVPQVIRGPLGGPLSTMPPFFPNYPSNLEEFASLRRGPDLNSGTVASLDGVSRDFLLQGHSGMTQEPMRGTLHPTSTSGMAVKRKEPECGWEPYVFGHKQVTSRQ from the coding sequence ATGCTTGGTAATTTCTTTACTACTCCTGAAATGAATGATGGTATAGCTACTATCACCAGAGTTGAAGAGTTGGTTTGTGAGATAAAAAAACTGAAAGATTGTGTTAGTAGTAACCTACATGATGCACTAAAGCAGTGGTCAGCAGTTGCAGGAACTTTAGCAGTTACAGAGAACAAGGAATGCCTTAATCATTTTGTTCAGTTAAATGGGCTTAACTTCCTCAACCAGTGGTTCCAAGAAGCCCAAAAGTGCAGTACTGATATCGGCGATAACTTTTCCGAGGAATTGATAAACTCACTGTTAAAATCACTAGAAAGGTTACCATTAGACGATGAAAGGTTAGCTTCTTCTGGAATTCGAACTACTCTTGAACAACTCCTTGTTCACAATAATACTCGAATCAAGGAAAAAGTGAGAACATTGTGTGGTAAGTGGAGTCAATTGAAGGATAATAGTCTAAGTTCTGAGGTAGTATCCAAAAAGGATCCAGAAAGTTCACAACCTCCTTCGGATATTGGAAAGGATTCTACACCGAGTCAGGTTCCGCCCTTGCCATCTAATACCACTATTGCTTCTAATGCTTGTCAGGATAATTTGTCCATTGCAGAAGAGTCTTCTGCTTCCCCTGCTGCTGGATTGGCCTCCTCCAGCTCATGCAGTTCACAGGTTGATAAAGGCAAGAGTTATGATGTACCCAATGGTGTGAAAGAGATGCAGATTGATAAATTGGAAAGTGATTCAGGCAGAACTAATGAAAGAGAAAGATGCAGTGTTGCACCATCTAGCAGTTTATCTTCCTCAATACCTGCACCGCCAATTCCAATTGAACAAACTGTATTGAGTAACTCAGATTTGGATTCTAGGAGAAGGAATGACTCCTGTACAGGTGCCATTATCGAGCCTCGATCTGATAATGCTATAGACCAAAGTAAGGCTTTGGATTTGGATTCTAAGAGAAGCAATGACTCCTGTACTGCTGCCATTATCGAGCCTCGATCTGATAATGCTATAGACCAAAGTAAGGCACAAAGCCCTGAGTTTTTTCCAACAAAAGAAGCATCTGAAAGTGATAGCGACAGTAAAGATCTTTGTGAGACTTATTCTATGACAATGAAGAGATTAGAGTTGGACCATATAAACATTAGTTCAGAAGCATTGGAGGCTAAGGCTACTGAGTCCTCTGAAAAGAAGTTGAAACTTGATACTGACTATGAGGATATCGATGCATTGGAAGTGGCAAGGCAAGTTGCTATCGAAGTTGAAAAGGAAGTTGTTGACTACAGAGAGGCTTTATGCAGCTCTCCTGATGCCCATTCTGGGGATGCGAAGGTTGCTGATACTTTTGATCTCAAAGAAACTAAGCAGGATGAACCAGTGATCAGGGCAATTGATAAGAATGAACTACCAGGTGGTGGTAATGCTTCTCTGAGAGAGGATGGTAATGCTTCTCTGAGAGAGGACGGCGGTTCAGGAATTACGGAGAACATCAGTTCTTGTAGTGAAAAACATGAAGCAGATTTAGAATCACCCAAGTTGAATTCTGCTAAAAAATTTGTTGGTGAATCTGGTAAGGATAGATGTGGCTTTGATCTTAATGCGAACATTTGCAACGAGGAAAATGATCTCTATATGAAGCCGGCTTCTTCTCTCCCCATACATGTAGCAGCTTCAAGAGGAGCTCCTCTTTTGCCGATTACTCGTATCCACTTTGAGGGTGAGCAAGGATGGAAAGGAACTGCTGCCACTAGTGCTTTTCGACCAGCTTCTCCTCGAAGAACTCCTGACGATGAGAAGGCAACTACAAGCCTTAAGCAGAAGGCAAATTTCGTGGGCATTGATCTAAATGTGACTGAAGGTGAGGATGATTCTTCAACCGAAGTCATTTCAAGTACAGAAGAATGGGCCAATTTGGACCTAAACCGCCTTGGGACTGAGAATTTTGACTCGAAGCCAGCGGTGAGGGATTTTGATTTGAACGACAATCTAATGTCATTGGATTCGGGTGATTCTAATGAAATTTCTTCTAATGCCTCTGTAATTACGCTTATGGGCGCAAAATTGACTGTGGATAAGAAAGGTCATTCCGAGAAAATTCAACAGCCGCCCTTTCTAGGAAACGAGCGGCATGTGGGACCCACAGTTTCTTCGGTATCCATGCCGCCATATACTGCTCAGATTCCTTCAGTATCTGTGCTTCCTTATACTCAGATCTTTCCTCCGGGTTATCCCATGACTACTCCGGTACTATATGGACCTCAGAGCATTCCTTTCATGTTTGATTCTAGAGGAAATGCTATTGTTCCGCAGGTTATCAGGGGGCCACTCGGCGGCCCACTATCAACAATGCCGCCATTTTTTCCAAATTACCCCTCCAACTTGGAAGAATTCGCGTCTCTACGGCGAGGCCCGGATCTGAATTCTGGAACTGTTGCTTCATTGGATGGCGTGAGTAGGGATTTTCTTTTGCAAGGCCACAGTGGTATGACTCAAGAGCCGATGAGAGGCACCTTGCATCCTACCTCTACTTCGGGGATGGCCGTGAAGCGGAAGGAGCCGGAATGTGGGTGGGAACCTTATGTTTTTGGTCACAAACAAGTCACATCTCGACAATAg
- the LOC109728926 gene encoding uncharacterized protein LOC109728926 isoform X2, giving the protein MLGNFFTTPEMNDGIATITRVEELVCEIKKLKDCVSSNLHDALKQWSAVAGTLAVTENKECLNHFVQLNGLNFLNQWFQEAQKCSTDIGDNFSEELINSLLKSLERLPLDDERLASSGIRTTLEQLLVHNNTRIKEKVRTLCGKWSQLKDNSLSSEVVSKKDPESSQPPSDIGKDSTPSQVPPLPSNTTIASNACQDNLSIAEESSASPAAGLASSSSCSSQVDKGKSYDVPNGVKEMQIDKLESDSGRTNERERCSVAPSSSLSSSIPAPPIPIEQTVLSNSDLDSRRRNDSCTAAIIEPRSDNAIDQSKAQSPEFFPTKEASESDSDSKDLCETYSMTMKRLELDHINISSEALEAKATESSEKKLKLDTDYEDIDALEVARQVAIEVEKEVVDYREALCSSPDAHSGDAKVADTFDLKETKQDEPVIRAIDKNELPGGGNASLREDGNASLREDGGSGITENISSCSEKHEADLESPKLNSAKKFVGESGKDRCGFDLNANICNEENDLYMKPASSLPIHVAASRGAPLLPITRIHFEGEQGWKGTAATSAFRPASPRRTPDDEKATTSLKQKANFVGIDLNVTEGEDDSSTEVISSTEEWANLDLNRLGTENFDSKPAVRDFDLNDNLMSLDSGDSNEISSNASVITLMGAKLTVDKKGHSEKIQQPPFLGNERHVGPTVSSVSMPPYTAQIPSVSVLPYTQIFPPGYPMTTPVLYGPQSIPFMFDSRGNAIVPQVIRGPLGGPLSTMPPFFPNYPSNLEEFASLRRGPDLNSGTVASLDGVSRDFLLQGHSGMTQEPMRGTLHPTSTSGMAVKRKEPECGWEPYVFGHKQVTSRQ; this is encoded by the exons ATGCTTGGTAATTTCTTTACTACTCCTGAAATGAATGATGGTATAGCTACTATCACCAGAGTTGAAGAGTTGGTTTGTGAGATAAAAAAACTGAAAGATTGTGTTAGTAGTAACCTACATGATGCACTAAAGCAGTGGTCAGCAGTTGCAGGAACTTTAGCAGTTACAGAGAACAAGGAATGCCTTAATCATTTTGTTCAGTTAAATGGGCTTAACTTCCTCAACCAGTGGTTCCAAGAAGCCCAAAAGTGCAGTACTGATATCGGCGATAACTTTTCCGAGGAATTGATAAACTCACTGTTAAAATCACTAGAAAGGTTACCATTAGACGATGAAAGGTTAGCTTCTTCTGGAATTCGAACTACTCTTGAACAACTCCTTGTTCACAATAATACTCGAATCAAGGAAAAAGTGAGAACATTGTGTGGTAAGTGGAGTCAATTGAAGGATAATAGTCTAAGTTCTGAGGTAGTATCCAAAAAGGATCCAGAAAGTTCACAACCTCCTTCGGATATTGGAAAGGATTCTACACCGAGTCAGGTTCCGCCCTTGCCATCTAATACCACTATTGCTTCTAATGCTTGTCAGGATAATTTGTCCATTGCAGAAGAGTCTTCTGCTTCCCCTGCTGCTGGATTGGCCTCCTCCAGCTCATGCAGTTCACAGGTTGATAAAGGCAAGAGTTATGATGTACCCAATGGTGTGAAAGAGATGCAGATTGATAAATTGGAAAGTGATTCAGGCAGAACTAATGAAAGAGAAAGATGCAGTGTTGCACCATCTAGCAGTTTATCTTCCTCAATACCTGCACCGCCAATTCCAATTGAACAAACTGTATTGAGTAACTCAGATTTGGATTCTAGGAGAAGGAATGACTCCTGTACAG CTGCCATTATCGAGCCTCGATCTGATAATGCTATAGACCAAAGTAAGGCACAAAGCCCTGAGTTTTTTCCAACAAAAGAAGCATCTGAAAGTGATAGCGACAGTAAAGATCTTTGTGAGACTTATTCTATGACAATGAAGAGATTAGAGTTGGACCATATAAACATTAGTTCAGAAGCATTGGAGGCTAAGGCTACTGAGTCCTCTGAAAAGAAGTTGAAACTTGATACTGACTATGAGGATATCGATGCATTGGAAGTGGCAAGGCAAGTTGCTATCGAAGTTGAAAAGGAAGTTGTTGACTACAGAGAGGCTTTATGCAGCTCTCCTGATGCCCATTCTGGGGATGCGAAGGTTGCTGATACTTTTGATCTCAAAGAAACTAAGCAGGATGAACCAGTGATCAGGGCAATTGATAAGAATGAACTACCAGGTGGTGGTAATGCTTCTCTGAGAGAGGATGGTAATGCTTCTCTGAGAGAGGACGGCGGTTCAGGAATTACGGAGAACATCAGTTCTTGTAGTGAAAAACATGAAGCAGATTTAGAATCACCCAAGTTGAATTCTGCTAAAAAATTTGTTGGTGAATCTGGTAAGGATAGATGTGGCTTTGATCTTAATGCGAACATTTGCAACGAGGAAAATGATCTCTATATGAAGCCGGCTTCTTCTCTCCCCATACATGTAGCAGCTTCAAGAGGAGCTCCTCTTTTGCCGATTACTCGTATCCACTTTGAGGGTGAGCAAGGATGGAAAGGAACTGCTGCCACTAGTGCTTTTCGACCAGCTTCTCCTCGAAGAACTCCTGACGATGAGAAGGCAACTACAAGCCTTAAGCAGAAGGCAAATTTCGTGGGCATTGATCTAAATGTGACTGAAGGTGAGGATGATTCTTCAACCGAAGTCATTTCAAGTACAGAAGAATGGGCCAATTTGGACCTAAACCGCCTTGGGACTGAGAATTTTGACTCGAAGCCAGCGGTGAGGGATTTTGATTTGAACGACAATCTAATGTCATTGGATTCGGGTGATTCTAATGAAATTTCTTCTAATGCCTCTGTAATTACGCTTATGGGCGCAAAATTGACTGTGGATAAGAAAGGTCATTCCGAGAAAATTCAACAGCCGCCCTTTCTAGGAAACGAGCGGCATGTGGGACCCACAGTTTCTTCGGTATCCATGCCGCCATATACTGCTCAGATTCCTTCAGTATCTGTGCTTCCTTATACTCAGATCTTTCCTCCGGGTTATCCCATGACTACTCCGGTACTATATGGACCTCAGAGCATTCCTTTCATGTTTGATTCTAGAGGAAATGCTATTGTTCCGCAGGTTATCAGGGGGCCACTCGGCGGCCCACTATCAACAATGCCGCCATTTTTTCCAAATTACCCCTCCAACTTGGAAGAATTCGCGTCTCTACGGCGAGGCCCGGATCTGAATTCTGGAACTGTTGCTTCATTGGATGGCGTGAGTAGGGATTTTCTTTTGCAAGGCCACAGTGGTATGACTCAAGAGCCGATGAGAGGCACCTTGCATCCTACCTCTACTTCGGGGATGGCCGTGAAGCGGAAGGAGCCGGAATGTGGGTGGGAACCTTATGTTTTTGGTCACAAACAAGTCACATCTCGACAATAg
- the LOC109728925 gene encoding peptidyl-prolyl cis-trans isomerase CYP21-1 isoform X2, with amino-acid sequence MIQRAVVAVAVVGIVLIAFSISRKEGYLQSLKLPEITHRVYLDVDIDGQRAGRIVIGLYGEVVPKTVENFRALCTGEKGEGASGKPLHYKGTPFHRIIPGFMIQGGDVAQGDGKGGESIYGGTFPDENFTIKHSHAGIVSMANSGPNSNGSQFFITTVKTFWLDGEHVAFGKVIQGMDVVYAIEGGAGTYNGKPRKKVVIVDSGEIPKSKWDEES; translated from the exons ATGATTCAGAGGGCGGTAGTCGCGGTCGCGGTCGTCGGAATCGTCCTCATCGCGTTCTCCATCTCCCGCAAGGAG GGGTACCTTCAAAGTCTAAAGTTGCCTGAAATAACTCATAGAGTTTATTTGGATGTTGATATTGACGGCCAGCGTGCAG GTAGAATTGTCATCGGGTTATATGGCGAAGTGGTACCCAAAACTGTTG AAAACTTCAGGGCCCTCTGCACAG GCGAAAAAGGTGAGGGGGCCAGTGGAAAGCCTCTTCACTACAAGGGAACGCCATTTCATCGCATAATACCAGGTTTTATGATTCAAGGTGGTGATGTCGCTCAAGGTGATGGAAAGGGCGGCGAATCAATATATGGTGGCACATTTCCTGATGAAAACTTCACCATAAAACATTCACATGCAG gtaTCGTATCTATGGCGAACTCCGGACCTAATTCAAATGGATCCCAGTTCTTCATAACCACAGTTAAAACATTCTG GTTGGACGGGGAGCATGTTGCTTTTGGTAAGGTGATCCAGGGTATGGATGTGGTTTACGCCATCGAGGGGGGAGCTGGGACTTACAACGGGAAGCCGAGAAAGAAGGTTGTCATTGTCGACTCGGGCGAGATACCGAAGAGCAAATGGGACGAGGAGAGCTGA